GCAACTCGGCGCGATGAGGTTGGTCTCCTGACCGCTCCCCAGTGACGAGGCGCCTGGCCGGCTCCCAGCGGCCGAGCGCAGCAATGCCCACGGCACCGAGGCTCACGATGGTCAGCAGCACAACCACACCTTCGACGTTCCAGCCTTGCCGACGAGAAGAGGTGACGGGACCGGAAGATCTTGGCAAGCGCGCCCTGCAAGATGCACAGAAGCGGGCTTGGTCTGTGTTGTGTCGGCCGCATGACTGACAACGCTTCATCCTCCTCCTCCTGTTGCTCCGCTTTTCGGCTAGAGTTCGTGGTCTGGACGCTCACAGGTATCAGCGCGCATCGAAATCTCCCGATTCAACATATTGCAGGTATACCTCATGGCGAGAACAGAGACCACGACCGCGAGTAGACACCTACAGGACAGCGGATCCTCAGTGAAAGCCGTAGCACGCTTCCCCCTCTGAGCCTATATATAGCGATACGCTTGATTATTAGTAAAGCATTTCGCTATATATACACGGAAGAACGGGGCTGCCATGTACCGGCTGACGATCAGGCACCACGCCATCAAAGCCCTGCAAAGAATGCCGGCCCGGGAGGCGCGCCGCGTGCGGGGTGCATTGGACAAACTGGCCCAAGACCCGGACCGGCGCGATATTGATGTAGCACGCTTACAGGGCCGCCCAGGCTTTCGGCTGCGGGCTGGCGGCTGGCGCGTCATCTTCGAGCGAATTGAAAGGACGCGTGAGATCAATGTGCTCCGCATCGGCCCGCGTGGCGATGTCTACAAGTCCTAGGAGAATGATATGACAAAACCGCAGATCATCCGCGACGCGAGCGGCAAGCCGGCCTTCGCCGTCCTGCCGTGGCGGGAATACGAACGCTTGACAACAGCCAGCGCCGAGGCGGGACTACGTGATGAAGCGCTGTACGACCGCGCCAAGACCGAGGACGAGGAGTCCTTTCCCATCGCTGTGGCGGACCGTTTGTTGGCGGGCGAGAACGCCGTGCGGGTCTACCGCAGCCATCGTGGTATGACCCAGCAGCAGCTGGCTGCAGCCGCCGGTATCAACGCCCTGTATCTTTCACAGATCGAACGGGGCCGTCGCACCGGTTCGGCTCGGACCCTGGCCGCTCTGGCTACGGCTTTGCGTATCGACGTGGACGCTTTGCTCTGAAAGCTTCGCCTACGCCCCAGGCTCTCCCCGCTCAAAAACCGACACCAGGGGGGTGTCGAGCAATGTCCGGCACGACTGGCCCAGCCGCTGTTCCAACACGCCGGCCGAGCCGCGACTGAAAACAAAGCCGCTCGGGACCAACACCCGCAGCAGCTCGTGCAGCGCCCGCTCAAAGGTGTCGGCGCTCATCGGAATCTCCCGATTAAACATATTGGCGGTGTACACCACCCGTATCGACCGGTCGGTCAGGGCGCTGAGATCGCTGACCGTGGCGTGGTGTAAGCGAATCTTGTCCGCCAGCCGGGCGTCTTCTCTCAGGTGCAGAAACCGGGCAGCCTCGATTACCTGGGCGCCAATCCACTCATAGCCATGCACCCGGTCCAACCCAAAAACCGTCAGTACATCGTAGGGTTCGAGCGCATTCGCGCCAAAGCCCAGACACAGCCCATGGGCTGGCCGGTTCGCCCGCAGCCTGTCCAGCACATCCACCTGCGT
This window of the Desulfurellaceae bacterium genome carries:
- a CDS encoding helix-turn-helix domain-containing protein; this translates as MTKPQIIRDASGKPAFAVLPWREYERLTTASAEAGLRDEALYDRAKTEDEESFPIAVADRLLAGENAVRVYRSHRGMTQQQLAAAAGINALYLSQIERGRRTGSARTLAALATALRIDVDALL
- a CDS encoding type II toxin-antitoxin system RelE/ParE family toxin codes for the protein MYRLTIRHHAIKALQRMPAREARRVRGALDKLAQDPDRRDIDVARLQGRPGFRLRAGGWRVIFERIERTREINVLRIGPRGDVYKS